In one Hemibagrus wyckioides isolate EC202008001 unplaced genomic scaffold, SWU_Hwy_1.0 Contig18, whole genome shotgun sequence genomic region, the following are encoded:
- the LOC131349952 gene encoding origin recognition complex subunit 4-like, whose translation MCVNVCRGSAGVCCKNIDFKVLSAVVCTLHANLCFKIVLLMSEGPESAEGKPMGLESKYKHLLELLRRTAVHGESNSLHIIGPCGSVKTMLLRCALRELLDLQEVKMNVLQVHLSSLLQMDDRIALREITCQLQLENVVGDKVFAYLPAHMLAYLTARLSACLPSSQPVFFILEEFDLFAHHKNQTLLYNLLDVSQSAQAPVAVVGLTCRLDVLELLEKCVKSRFSHRQIHLLSSLTFRQYRDAFRSELTLQDDFPDSKFSQEWNLCVSVRHTASRT comes from the exons atgtgtgtaaatgtttgtagagGAAGTGCTGGAGTATGCTGTAAAAACATCGATTTTAAAGTACTATCCGCTGTCGTCTGCACTCTGCATGCtaatctttgttttaaaattgttcTTCTGATGTCTGAAGGTCCAGAGAGTGCTGAGGGTAAACCCATGGGCTTGGAATCGAAGTACAA gcacCTGTTGGAGCTGTTAAGGAGGACAGCGGTTCACGGTGAGAGTAACTCTTTGCATATCATCGGTCCATGTGGATCTGTTAAAACCATG ctgctacGTTGTGCTCTGAGAGAGCTGCTGGACTTGCAGGAGGTGAAGATGAATGTCCTGCAGGTTCACCTGagca GTCTGCTGCAGATGGACGACCGGATCGCTCTGAGAGAGATCACATGCCAGCTTCAACTGGAGAACGTCGTAGGAGACaaagtgtt TGCCTACCTGCCTGCCCACATGCTTGCCTATCTGACTGCccgtctatctgcctgtctacctAGCAGTCAGCCAGTGTTCTTCATCCTGGAAGAGTTTGATCTGTTTGCTCATCATAAGAACCAGACGCTGCTGTACAACCTGCTGGATGTTTCTCAGTCTGCTCAGGCTCCTGTAGCTGTGGTGGGACTCACCTGCAGActa GACGTTCTTGAGCTCTTGGAAAAGTGTGTGAAGTCTCGTTTTTCCCACAGACAGATTCACCTGTTGAGTTCTCTGACTTTCCGTCAGTATCGAGACGCCTTTCGGTCCGAGCTCACGCTGCAGGATGACTTCCCCGACAGCAAGTTCTCTCAGGAGTGGAACCTCTGCGTCTCGGTACGACACACCGCATCACGAACCTGA